A window of Pedobacter lusitanus contains these coding sequences:
- a CDS encoding VOC family protein: MKMNYPGILFFLAVVSVAGCDTAINKNNHINDKTKQKIVSDTTPRVTGIGGIFFGSKNPKEARQWYGKNLGLAIDEYGSPFEFRNANEPEKINYLRWSPSKAGTGFFAPSEKEFMINYRVLYLERLVKKLKENKVTILDKIETYEYGKFVHIMDPEGNKIELWEPVDSVLTRLGGQTTK; this comes from the coding sequence ATGAAAATGAATTATCCAGGTATATTATTTTTTCTTGCAGTAGTATCAGTGGCAGGCTGCGATACTGCGATAAATAAAAATAATCATATTAACGATAAAACTAAACAAAAGATAGTCAGTGATACTACTCCAAGAGTTACTGGTATAGGTGGGATCTTCTTTGGCTCAAAGAATCCGAAAGAGGCAAGACAATGGTATGGGAAAAATTTAGGATTGGCCATTGATGAATATGGTTCTCCTTTCGAGTTTAGAAATGCGAATGAACCTGAAAAAATCAATTACCTGAGGTGGAGTCCGTCAAAAGCAGGGACTGGTTTTTTTGCACCTTCAGAGAAAGAATTTATGATCAACTACAGGGTTCTGTATTTAGAGAGGCTGGTGAAAAAGCTGAAAGAAAACAAAGTAACTATTTTAGATAAAATAGAAACTTATGAATACGGTAAATTTGTACATATTATGGACCCGGAGGGCAACAAAATTGAACTTTGGGAGCCGGTTGATAGTGTTTTAACCAGGTTGGGTGGTCAGACAACCAAATAG
- a CDS encoding patatin-like phospholipase family protein codes for MEDKRDVTNEPEKFHIGICMAGAVSAGAYTAGVMDYLLEALEAYEKVRGQPGIPKHKIEIPVMGGASAGGMTAMLTAAAIKQQMHAIDKPNADLLAEHKDHILYHSWVDLTGRDMFGEMLKTDDIEGIVVSALNCGFIDRVAERVLKPKDPETISWKPLPSFFSSKLKLFTTLSNVGGFTYNVNFNAQGSKRPYYMQVHQDYACFELTADGQAGAGTPGWMPLDIKTGINAQTAIDAAMATGAFPIAFRARKVTRPNDIVNNNPLFDKKMLEAIQITANPYQSLNIDGGMINNEPFDKVREVLSEACGQADPALYNNYNTFNSTVLMIAPFPGSKPVDIKLIDRLMHVMGLTLSAMISQMRSKAAQVVDAMNESCAGQYLIDPSREFRKADGTKVPIQGERAIACGALGGFSGFLNKEFRVHDYFLGRHNCKIFLRDYFTIPDSAKNENPIFKAGYEGIDSAKYRSQVDHNWQIIPIVGEVDYTFPQLTFSSGSNWPVLNWSAISEFNGALKKRIQAIILNLVKYKPVHKFLLWIGTRILLRGMIARAVLGAIKDELNRWQLLK; via the coding sequence ATGGAAGATAAAAGGGATGTAACAAACGAACCGGAGAAATTTCATATAGGTATCTGCATGGCCGGAGCAGTATCTGCCGGTGCTTATACTGCCGGAGTTATGGATTATTTACTGGAAGCACTGGAGGCTTATGAAAAAGTCAGAGGACAGCCCGGAATACCAAAACACAAGATTGAAATACCGGTTATGGGTGGTGCTTCGGCCGGAGGAATGACTGCTATGCTGACAGCTGCTGCTATAAAGCAGCAAATGCATGCTATTGATAAACCCAATGCAGATCTGCTGGCAGAACATAAAGATCATATTTTATATCATTCGTGGGTAGATCTCACTGGCAGGGATATGTTTGGAGAAATGCTTAAAACAGACGATATTGAAGGGATTGTTGTATCAGCATTGAATTGCGGATTTATCGACAGGGTAGCAGAAAGAGTATTAAAACCTAAAGATCCGGAAACAATTTCCTGGAAACCGTTGCCTTCTTTTTTTTCGTCAAAACTGAAATTATTTACTACACTGAGTAATGTAGGTGGTTTTACTTATAATGTGAATTTTAATGCGCAAGGCTCAAAACGGCCCTATTATATGCAGGTTCATCAGGATTATGCTTGTTTTGAATTGACAGCTGATGGGCAGGCAGGAGCCGGTACCCCTGGCTGGATGCCACTTGATATTAAAACAGGAATTAATGCGCAAACAGCAATAGATGCAGCAATGGCTACCGGTGCTTTTCCGATAGCTTTCAGAGCCAGAAAGGTTACCCGGCCTAATGACATCGTAAATAATAATCCGCTTTTTGATAAAAAAATGCTTGAGGCGATTCAGATCACTGCTAATCCTTATCAGTCTTTAAATATTGATGGGGGGATGATTAATAATGAGCCTTTTGATAAAGTTAGAGAGGTGCTGAGTGAAGCGTGCGGTCAAGCTGATCCGGCTTTATACAATAATTATAATACTTTTAATTCTACGGTGCTGATGATAGCGCCTTTTCCCGGAAGCAAACCTGTTGATATAAAATTGATTGACAGGTTGATGCATGTGATGGGCTTGACTTTGTCGGCCATGATCAGTCAGATGCGGTCAAAGGCGGCTCAGGTTGTAGATGCAATGAATGAAAGCTGTGCAGGACAATATCTTATAGATCCTTCAAGAGAGTTCAGAAAGGCTGACGGTACAAAAGTTCCTATTCAGGGGGAGCGTGCTATTGCCTGTGGAGCACTGGGTGGATTTAGTGGCTTTCTCAATAAAGAGTTCAGAGTACACGATTATTTTCTGGGCAGACATAACTGTAAAATATTTCTGCGGGATTATTTTACTATTCCCGATAGTGCTAAAAACGAGAATCCGATTTTCAAAGCTGGCTATGAGGGGATTGATTCTGCTAAATATCGTTCTCAGGTAGATCATAACTGGCAGATTATTCCGATAGTAGGTGAGGTGGACTATACCTTTCCTCAGCTGACTTTCAGTTCTGGCAGTAACTGGCCTGTATTGAACTGGTCGGCAATCAGTGAATTCAATGGCGCTTTGAAAAAAAGAATACAGGCTATTATTCTTAATCTGGTAAAATACAAGCCAGTCCATAAATTCCTGTTATGGATAGGAACGCGGATTCTACTGAGAGGAATGATTGCCAGAGCAGTTCTTGGGGCAATCAAAGATGAACTGAACCGCTGGCAATTATTGAAGTAA
- a CDS encoding FKBP-type peptidyl-prolyl cis-trans isomerase has translation MRFLQSLLFVSFILLSKTELKAQVTEFPFKFSGTHLYIKAQTNQNDSLNFVFDTGATGMSIDSLIAERTGISKATKQLASVTGSGGSRNYAMVLHQNIKLGNVELKDVNMVLINFAPLFTATGEKMDGIIGYELLNKYVTQLDFDRKKMSLYDDIKSVDTTGYTGIPFEFNKDILIPRFPVSITLANGEKFTGRVMFDTGNVFTLIVSTPFSKFHDFNSKLGQTTILGGRGMNSTTQDQLATIQAMSFNGFDFGKMKIRLTINDKAEAKDGYLGILGIEIIRRFNVILDYKHQMIYMKPNQAYRDAFNMDDSKKTTEAQESAMFLEKNKTRPGVMVTPSGLQYKIIRQGKGPKPSSEDRVSLHYTAMLINGKKIWSTYEDKKPWVHHLDKALAGLREGVLMMPEGSKWILYIPASLAFGAAGNQDIPAGSVLIYEVEVLKPDPS, from the coding sequence ATGAGATTTTTACAAAGTTTATTATTTGTTTCATTCATACTTTTAAGCAAAACCGAATTAAAGGCTCAGGTTACTGAATTTCCTTTTAAGTTCAGCGGGACCCATTTATATATTAAGGCACAAACTAATCAAAACGATTCTTTGAATTTTGTGTTTGACACTGGTGCAACCGGTATGTCGATAGACTCTTTAATTGCTGAACGTACAGGAATAAGTAAAGCTACTAAACAACTGGCGTCAGTTACCGGATCGGGCGGATCCCGTAATTATGCTATGGTTTTACATCAAAATATCAAACTTGGAAATGTTGAGTTGAAAGATGTAAACATGGTTCTGATCAATTTTGCTCCGTTATTTACCGCCACAGGAGAAAAGATGGATGGCATCATAGGTTATGAATTACTGAATAAGTACGTAACTCAGCTGGATTTCGACCGTAAAAAGATGTCTTTATACGATGATATTAAATCAGTGGATACTACCGGCTATACAGGTATACCTTTTGAATTCAATAAAGATATACTAATTCCACGTTTTCCGGTTTCAATTACACTCGCCAATGGCGAAAAGTTTACAGGTAGGGTAATGTTTGATACGGGTAATGTTTTTACTTTAATTGTAAGTACTCCATTTAGTAAATTTCACGATTTTAATAGTAAGCTGGGCCAGACCACTATTCTTGGAGGCAGAGGAATGAATTCAACCACACAAGATCAGCTGGCTACAATTCAGGCAATGTCATTCAATGGGTTCGATTTTGGAAAAATGAAAATCAGGCTGACAATAAATGATAAAGCAGAAGCTAAAGATGGCTATCTGGGGATTTTGGGTATTGAAATTATCAGACGTTTTAATGTGATTCTCGATTATAAACATCAAATGATTTATATGAAACCTAATCAGGCTTATCGTGATGCGTTTAATATGGATGATTCTAAAAAAACTACGGAAGCCCAGGAAAGCGCTATGTTTTTAGAAAAGAATAAAACCAGGCCTGGTGTAATGGTTACGCCGTCAGGATTGCAGTATAAAATTATCAGACAGGGTAAAGGACCTAAACCATCTTCAGAAGATAGAGTAAGTCTTCATTATACGGCTATGCTCATTAACGGAAAGAAAATATGGAGTACCTATGAGGATAAAAAGCCATGGGTGCACCATCTGGATAAGGCGCTTGCTGGTTTAAGAGAAGGCGTGCTGATGATGCCAGAGGGCTCCAAATGGATACTGTATATCCCTGCTTCACTGGCTTTTGGGGCTGCAGGAAATCAGGATATTCCAGCAGGATCAGTATTGATATATGAAGTGGAGGTTCTGAAACCAGATCCCTCCTGA
- a CDS encoding PhnA domain-containing protein — MKLEEQLLKRSENKCELCESAEALTLYEVPPQSTSNEDNCIIICGKCLAQIDKKETLDSKHWNCLTTSMWSEIPGVQVVSWRMLNRLSNESWAMDSLDMMYLDEERMAWAKAAGGLDHDTDTVEFHKDSLGALLQTGDTVVLIKSLDVKGSQLNAKMGTVVKNIRLVDNNTDQIEGKIEGQVIVILTKYVRKQG, encoded by the coding sequence ATGAAATTGGAAGAACAACTGCTAAAAAGAAGCGAAAACAAATGTGAATTATGTGAATCCGCAGAAGCTCTTACCTTATATGAAGTGCCACCACAATCAACCAGTAACGAGGACAATTGCATTATTATCTGCGGAAAATGTCTTGCTCAAATTGACAAGAAAGAAACACTGGACAGCAAACACTGGAATTGTTTAACCACCAGCATGTGGAGTGAAATACCAGGGGTACAGGTAGTTTCATGGCGCATGCTTAACCGTTTAAGTAATGAAAGCTGGGCAATGGACAGCCTTGACATGATGTATCTTGATGAAGAGAGAATGGCCTGGGCTAAAGCTGCCGGCGGCCTTGATCATGATACTGACACTGTTGAATTTCACAAAGATAGCCTTGGAGCTTTACTTCAGACAGGTGATACGGTGGTTTTAATCAAATCATTAGATGTAAAAGGTTCTCAGCTAAATGCAAAGATGGGTACTGTTGTTAAAAACATCCGTTTAGTAGATAATAATACCGATCAGATTGAAGGTAAAATTGAAGGACAAGTTATCGTGATTCTTACCAAATATGTAAGAAAACAAGGGTAA
- a CDS encoding gamma-glutamyltransferase family protein, which produces MMKQLVSALFLSAVSVLPLAAQQTQKPVLHGRNWMAITGKPLAATAGAMIFQKGGNAVDAACAMLAATCTMWDTLSWGGETQALIYNPKTKKVIAINAMGVAPGGATVDFFKSKGYNFPPEFGPLAATTPGTPGGLLYMLASYGTLSLEQVLAPAMEMAAGYPIEAQAAGSIERGKSKIEQWPYSKKVFLTHPGEKREAPEAGEIFVQKDLLSTLQKMVASEKQALKQGKNRKQAIMAAYDRFYKGDIAREFVRGSQEQGGLITMDDLAKWKPLEEEPLMVNYKGIDVYKLQQWTQGPVMLQALNILENFDLKSMGYNSPKYIHTLYQAMNLAFADRDFYYGDSYAEPREPMKGLLSKAYAKQRAGLIQYNKNDPNIGPGDPYPFEGKKNPYIGLLKERGYDLDFTSRNFAPVHDMTSNLPDTAYMERLWLGTTSVEAADKEGWVVSMTPSGGWLPACIAGKTGVGMSQRMQSFVLDSALNPFNVLAPGKRPRVTLSPSMALKDGKLFLSSAVQGGDTQDQNLLQFFLNVTEFGMNVQQATEAANFNTNQLWLSLGGTKTADRQPKPGQILLNDNTSEEVRSELKKMGYTLSFGARTSGPVNAIYFDWKHGSLWGGSSNHGEDYGIGW; this is translated from the coding sequence ATGATGAAGCAATTGGTATCAGCATTATTTCTATCTGCAGTTTCTGTACTGCCCTTAGCTGCACAGCAAACTCAAAAACCTGTATTACATGGCCGTAACTGGATGGCAATTACCGGAAAGCCTTTAGCTGCTACTGCAGGAGCAATGATATTTCAGAAAGGTGGAAATGCTGTAGATGCAGCTTGTGCTATGCTGGCTGCTACCTGTACAATGTGGGACACTTTGAGCTGGGGAGGGGAAACCCAGGCACTCATCTATAATCCGAAAACAAAAAAAGTAATTGCTATTAATGCTATGGGAGTTGCTCCTGGTGGTGCAACTGTTGACTTCTTTAAGAGTAAAGGATATAATTTTCCTCCTGAATTTGGCCCGCTGGCAGCTACCACACCAGGTACACCCGGCGGACTGTTATATATGCTAGCCAGCTATGGGACACTGAGTCTTGAGCAGGTTCTTGCACCTGCTATGGAAATGGCTGCGGGTTATCCTATTGAAGCGCAGGCTGCTGGTAGCATTGAGCGTGGTAAATCAAAGATTGAACAATGGCCATACAGTAAAAAGGTTTTTCTGACTCATCCAGGCGAAAAGAGAGAAGCACCTGAAGCAGGTGAGATCTTTGTTCAGAAAGACTTGCTATCAACACTTCAGAAAATGGTGGCATCAGAAAAGCAGGCACTGAAACAAGGTAAAAACAGAAAACAGGCTATAATGGCCGCATATGATCGTTTTTATAAGGGTGATATTGCCCGGGAGTTTGTACGTGGCAGCCAGGAACAGGGGGGGCTGATCACTATGGATGATCTTGCTAAATGGAAACCTCTTGAAGAAGAACCGCTCATGGTGAATTACAAGGGAATTGATGTGTATAAGCTACAGCAATGGACACAGGGACCGGTGATGTTACAGGCATTGAATATCCTGGAAAATTTTGATCTCAAAAGCATGGGATACAATAGTCCTAAGTATATTCATACCCTTTACCAGGCAATGAACCTTGCATTTGCAGATCGTGATTTTTATTATGGCGATTCTTATGCAGAACCTCGTGAACCTATGAAAGGTTTATTAAGTAAAGCATATGCTAAACAGCGTGCCGGATTAATACAGTACAACAAGAATGATCCTAATATTGGTCCTGGTGATCCATATCCGTTTGAAGGAAAAAAGAATCCATATATAGGTTTACTAAAAGAGCGGGGATATGATCTTGATTTTACATCCAGAAATTTTGCTCCTGTGCATGATATGACAAGTAATTTGCCAGATACTGCTTATATGGAAAGACTTTGGTTAGGGACAACTTCGGTAGAAGCTGCGGATAAAGAAGGATGGGTAGTTTCCATGACTCCGAGTGGTGGCTGGCTGCCTGCTTGTATTGCCGGAAAAACGGGAGTCGGTATGAGTCAGCGAATGCAGAGTTTTGTTTTGGATTCTGCTTTAAATCCATTTAATGTACTTGCTCCTGGAAAAAGACCAAGGGTTACTTTATCTCCTTCTATGGCATTAAAAGACGGAAAATTATTTTTATCCTCTGCCGTTCAGGGGGGAGATACACAGGATCAGAATCTTTTACAGTTCTTTTTAAACGTTACAGAATTCGGAATGAACGTGCAGCAGGCAACAGAAGCAGCAAATTTTAATACCAATCAGCTCTGGCTTTCACTGGGGGGGACTAAAACAGCAGATCGTCAGCCTAAACCGGGTCAGATATTGTTAAATGATAATACAAGTGAAGAGGTAAGAAGTGAGTTGAAAAAGATGGGCTATACTTTAAGTTTTGGTGCCAGAACCAGCGGCCCGGTTAATGCCATTTATTTTGATTGGAAACATGGTAGTTTATGGGGTGGGTCGAGTAATCATGGAGAAGATTATGGAATAGGCTGGTGA